The sequence GGAGGAACTTTCTCAGCCTTTGTCATCAGAACCTTCCACACATGTGAAGCATCTTCTTGAACGTGTTGAAACTCAGCGAAGAAATGATCACTTCTGCGATGTAACAGTCTTGGTGAAGGACAAATATTTCAAGGCTCACAAAGTTCTTTTGGCTGCTTCCAGTCCCTTTTTTAGGAAACTACTGAGCAGTGGTATGAAAGAAAGCAACGAAGATgtgataaaaattgaacttgatGAAGCAACTGAGGATGTTATGGAAGACGTGTTATCATACATTTATACTGGAGATGTTTCGATCACAGACAAAAGGGCCCACAATTTAATAGCTACAGCTGATTATCTTTTGCTTCCAGGATTAAAAACATTGGCAAgtaatttcattaaaaaaagtcTAACCCCCAAGaattgcattttcaatttttattttgctgaaaAGTATGATTGCAAGGAACTCAAGGAGAAAGCCTGTGAGGTAGTCACATCAAATTTCACTGTGGTCATGGAAACAGAAGGTTTTCTCAGGCTTCAAGCTAAAGAAGTGTCAGATTGGATATCAAGAGATGACATCGTTGTTGGTGCAGAGGAAGAGGTTTTGCATGGAATTGTGAAATGGGTGTCATTTGACAAGGGTGAGAGAGAAGCACATTTCACTGAACTCTTGCATCACATTTGCCTTCAATCAATACCAGGTGACTTTTTATTGAATGAAATAGTGCAAGAAGATCTCTTGTCTCAAAATGCTGAATTTGCCTTGAAGTTTGTATTAGATGCTATGAAACTGAAATCACAGAATTCCACGGATGGACAGGTCTCAAAGAACTATAGAAAGTGCTTAGAGGCATACAAGGATGGGATTTTTGTGTGTGGGGGGAAAAAGGCATTGGCTTACTTTCCCACAGAAGATAAATGGTGTAAGCTGAGAGATGCAGCATTTGATTATCAAAGACACTGTCTTGTCCAGTGGAAGGATAAAATTCAC is a genomic window of Acropora muricata isolate sample 2 chromosome 8, ASM3666990v1, whole genome shotgun sequence containing:
- the LOC136924700 gene encoding kelch-like protein 28; this translates as MEELSQPLSSEPSTHVKHLLERVETQRRNDHFCDVTVLVKDKYFKAHKVLLAASSPFFRKLLSSGMKESNEDVIKIELDEATEDVMEDVLSYIYTGDVSITDKRAHNLIATADYLLLPGLKTLASNFIKKSLTPKNCIFNFYFAEKYDCKELKEKACEVVTSNFTVVMETEGFLRLQAKEVSDWISRDDIVVGAEEEVLHGIVKWVSFDKGEREAHFTELLHHICLQSIPGDFLLNEIVQEDLLSQNAEFALKFVLDAMKLKSQNSTDGQVSKNYRKCLEAYKDGIFVCGGKKALAYFPTEDKWCKLRDAAFDYQRHCLVQWKDKIHIFCEESNTVGESEVFRQHYQPNINSWGSIQSDQIKFINSCIILKGDLYVLSFTTNSEHMIFSYDAKTNCWNDVDPPSAVQRYPCVVASDQHLYLIGGKSDNSFWSAPRSKRFDPTHKTWEDIANINEARHSAFGAAMNGQLYIAGGRKNTGNLEVLSSCEMYSPLSNEWQVIGCLKKARYNASMVCLEGKLYVLGGKGQVVNSRTRSSYISRILTIEELDSESRAWSVKTVVPVDNFETPEENKNKREYQACFASFCKRVIDDLQPLN